Proteins encoded together in one Aminobacter aminovorans window:
- a CDS encoding TetR/AcrR family transcriptional regulator, giving the protein MAAMRTHGSTSEAKPAEARKRDPERTRLVIIEAAREEFAENGYDGARTDRIATRTGMSKGVLYHYFSSKDDLFVAVLEDIYQELRSQNEALVLDEFEPVDGIRELIAHTYQYFVDHPEFIVLVNSENLMKAQHLERSESIRNMFTPLSRRLSELISRGQEQGIFRSNVDVVELYISIVGLGYFFLANRWTLGVVFNRDLLGQGAEKVRLQHMTEMVLDYLRNVKSLDGKE; this is encoded by the coding sequence ATGGCAGCAATGCGTACTCACGGCTCCACCAGCGAAGCCAAGCCTGCGGAGGCAAGAAAGCGCGACCCCGAGCGCACCAGGCTTGTGATCATCGAGGCAGCTCGCGAGGAATTTGCCGAAAACGGCTACGATGGCGCACGCACGGATCGGATCGCCACCCGCACGGGCATGAGCAAGGGCGTTCTCTACCACTACTTCAGTTCGAAGGATGATCTATTCGTAGCCGTCCTGGAAGACATCTACCAGGAGCTTCGCTCGCAGAACGAAGCCCTGGTTCTGGACGAATTCGAGCCGGTAGACGGCATCCGCGAGCTCATCGCGCACACATACCAGTACTTCGTCGATCATCCTGAGTTCATCGTGCTGGTGAACTCCGAAAATCTGATGAAGGCCCAGCACCTTGAGCGATCGGAGAGCATCCGCAACATGTTTACACCCTTGTCGCGGCGCCTGAGCGAGTTGATCAGCCGCGGCCAGGAGCAGGGCATTTTTCGGTCAAACGTCGATGTCGTCGAACTATACATCTCGATCGTCGGCCTGGGCTATTTCTTCCTGGCCAATCGCTGGACCCTCGGCGTGGTCTTCAACCGTGATCTGTTGGGACAGGGTGCGGAAAAGGTGCGCCTGCAGCATATGACCGAAATGGTTCTCGACTATCTGCGCAACGTCAAATCCTTGGACGGAAAAGAATGA
- a CDS encoding ABC transporter ATP-binding protein, translating to MASINLTNIRKQYGSVTIIDDVHISIEDREFVVLVGPSGCGKSTLLRMIAGLESISGGTIAIDGEVVNDVGPQRRDLAMVFQTYALYPHMTTAQNIGFPLKLRGASQDDIGRSVAGVANTLHLDALLDRQPRALSGGQRQRVAMGRAMVREPRAFLFDEPLSNLDAKLRHHMRIELRQLHKSLGATSIYVTHDQIEAMTMADRIVVMNRGKVEQVGTPLELFDKPANVFVAGFLGSPTINLGSATLSAGGGSAKLEFHAGSGPIELANIPPSAHKEVVAGVRPQHLEVVSPEGAGLTGTVDLVEHTGCETNVILSVGPEKWTVQSRIRQHLVQGERVGLVFDPTNLHLFAADTKERI from the coding sequence GTGGCTTCCATCAATCTCACCAACATCCGCAAGCAATATGGCTCGGTCACGATCATCGACGATGTCCATATCTCAATCGAGGATCGAGAATTCGTCGTCCTGGTAGGTCCGTCAGGGTGCGGCAAGTCCACGCTCCTCCGGATGATCGCCGGGTTGGAATCGATCTCGGGAGGGACCATCGCCATTGACGGCGAGGTGGTGAACGACGTTGGCCCGCAGCGGCGCGATTTGGCGATGGTCTTTCAGACCTATGCGCTCTATCCGCATATGACGACCGCGCAGAACATCGGCTTTCCCCTGAAGCTGCGGGGCGCCAGCCAGGATGATATTGGCCGTTCCGTCGCAGGTGTGGCAAACACACTGCATCTCGACGCGCTTCTTGACCGCCAACCACGCGCCCTTTCCGGCGGGCAGCGTCAACGCGTCGCGATGGGCAGGGCGATGGTACGGGAGCCGCGGGCCTTCCTTTTCGATGAGCCGCTGAGCAATCTCGACGCGAAACTCAGGCATCACATGCGCATCGAGCTGCGCCAATTGCACAAGTCGCTGGGCGCAACGTCCATCTATGTCACGCACGACCAGATCGAGGCGATGACCATGGCCGACCGGATCGTTGTCATGAACCGCGGCAAGGTCGAGCAGGTGGGTACACCACTCGAGCTTTTCGACAAGCCGGCAAATGTCTTCGTTGCCGGCTTCCTCGGCTCGCCGACGATCAACCTGGGCAGCGCAACGCTTTCGGCCGGAGGTGGATCAGCCAAGCTCGAATTCCATGCCGGCTCCGGTCCGATCGAGCTTGCCAACATTCCGCCGTCAGCTCACAAGGAGGTTGTGGCCGGGGTGCGCCCGCAACATCTGGAAGTTGTCTCTCCAGAGGGCGCTGGGCTCACGGGGACGGTTGATCTGGTCGAGCATACGGGGTGTGAAACCAACGTCATTCTTTCAGTTGGACCCGAGAAGTGGACGGTACAATCGCGGATCCGCCAGCATCTCGTGCAAGGAGAGCGTGTCGGGCTCGTCTTCGACCCGACCAACCTCCACCTCTTCGCAGCCGATACCAAGGAGCGGATATAA